One Acaryochloris thomasi RCC1774 genomic window, TACAAGCTGTATTCCCCGTGGCGAGTGGCGATACATCTGGTTCCACCGCGTCGTAACCCGAGAGATGCCTGAGAACATCTCGGGGTCAAAATCCATAATCATGTCGGTGAAGATCACCGTTCGTGACTGGCAATGAAAAAAGACAATCTCGTCCAGCCAGCCGTTCCAGGATTTAAAGTTGAGCTGTTCAATCTGGCCCTCCCATTCGGGTTCTGGTACACCAGTAGACAGGGTTGTTTCAAACGTCAAGTCTTTGCGCTTTGGCGGCAGTCCCGGAGAAGCGTATAGTTTGGCATCGGGGTAGGCTGCACTCCAGTCTGACAGGCGTAAATGGTGAATATGGTTAGGGGAGACCAAATATTTGACCGTTCCAAGGGCATCAATCTCGTTGCGAATGGCCGGATTTAGCGCGATCGGAGAATGGATAAACAGGCTGCCATCTTCGAGGCGGATGACAACAGTACGGTGTGTGTAGGGATAGCGAGGTTGTGCCGGTGGCCGGTAGTAGACGAAGTTATCTGCCTTAAGGGTCCAAATGTTGGCAGCGACTTCAATCAGAGGACTCTTTACATCACTGGGAATGGGGCGCAGTCCAAGTTCCATCCGGTACCCTCTCTTTAGAATGCGACAGATTTAATTAGAGCCTTAATCGCATTATCCCCCGAGTCAACGGTCTAAGACCAAGAGGGTTGGTTAAAGTCTGCGATCGCTAAATCCACAAACGCTCTAACCTTCGGTGTCATATATCGACTCGAAGTAAACAGTGCAGAAACCGGTACGGCTACTCTCTCCCAGTCTGTACCGAAGCAGTCCGCGAGGCTCTCCCTGGGCACGGGCAATGCAGGCTTTCGAGACGACTGACCACGCGGCTCACATGCGCCTTGTCTTTACCTAAGTGTATTGGCCCAGTCTGGACACGATGCTAGCCGAGGTCGGCGACCCTGCTAAATTGCGCCGATGGTTGTGCCTATCTGGCATCAGAGGTGGCAGGCTATATTACTGGGATGAGCCTGACCATTGACGGCGGTGTCAATGTCTAAGCCTCTCGCTTCTCCTGAATGGCCTGCCGAAACCCCAGGACAATGAAAATGTTGGAGAGTGTTAGAAACACTTCTGCTCCGCCATGTAAAAAGTCAACATCGGCTAGGGTCAGGCCATATTTTTGAAGTGCATACACCCCTGCTGGAATTGTCACTGCAACGAATAGCAGCGTTAGGTAAAAGCCAATTATCGCTAGGCGAGGAAACAGGCCCGATTTGGTCACGACCCATAAAAAGCCTAGATAGGGAAAGAGTGACAGTGCAAAGAGGGTGTCCTTAGAAATCATGATTGGGGTTCAAGACTCGATAAATATCAGAAGATCAGGGAAATTAGGCTGTACCTTCCTGCGCCGCTTTATGCTGACGCCAGATCCACCAGGCGGCAAGCCAAACGGTGGTGTTACCCACAACGGTCATGAACGCTTGAAGCGTTACCATCCATTCGAGCTGGGGAGGGTTGTCGAAAAAGTGCCAGGTGATTGCGCACATGGCACTTATAAGCAAAGGCAGCATTGCTAAGGAGAGCCACCGCCAGCTTTTGTTTTGGGTGACGTCGCCGTAGGTCCAGATCAGCCAAATTGCAACGAGCCACTCAACCACGCTTGATATGTGGATAATCCAGGTTGGAATTGAGAGCGCGTGCATGGCAAGGTCCGTGTGAGTCTAGGATAATCTTACAGAACTGTGGTGGTAGGAGTGACGGTGTGCAGAAGATCCAGGCGGTTTTATGTGGCTACTATGGCTTTGGGAATGGCGGAGATGAGGCGTTGCTGGCGGCGCTGCTGCAGATGCTGCCGGAGCATGTGACGCCGCTGGTGTTGTCCAGTGACCCAGCCGCAACAGAGAAGCTGCACGGCGTTGAGAGTTGCGATCGCAACCACTTTTCCACCGTCTTTTCTGCCCTGCGGTCCTCTCAAGCCTTCATCTGGGGCGGCGGTAGCTTAATCCAAGACGCCACCAGCGCTTTAAGTCCGGTTTACTATACAGGACTCATGTTTCTGGCTCAAAGGCTCGGACTTAAAACAATTGCTTGGGCGCAGGGGATTGGTCCCCTTAACTATCGTCGCAATCGCTGGCTAGCAAAGCAAACCTTTAAGGGCTGTGCAGGGGTTAGCGTTCGCGATCGCAACTCCACTCAATTCATCCAAGATTGGAAGCTGCAGGCCAGCCAAGCCCCTGACCCCGTTTGGGCGCTGGACGCCACCTCTGTTTATCGGCGGGTCGAACTCCCCAACCCTCGCATTGCCGTGTCGCTGCGTGCTCACCCCCTGTTGACACCGCAGCGACTGCAGCACCTAAGCGAAGCGTTAGTGCTGTTCCAGAATCAAACTCAAGCCTCGATTCTGCTGCTGCCCTTTCAGCCCCGCCAAGATCTAGACATCGCCCAAGCGCTGCAGAAACAGCTCCAAGGGCCGAGTCAGGTGCTGCAGCTCAGCGATCCGCGTCAGCTCAAAGGCGTTTTTCAGACCGTAGATATGACCATTGCCATGCGCCTCCATGCTTTGATTATGGCTGCGGCAGAAGGCTGTCGCTGCGTGGGTTTGAGCTATGACCCCAAGGTAATGCAGCTCATGACAGATATCGACTGTCCCGGCTGGGAACTTGAAGATTTGCCCACTCAACCGCAGACGATTAGTCAAGTTTGGGTTGAGCACTATCGTCAGGGACAGGGGCTGACCGAAGCCAGCAGGAATGGACGATGCAGCCAAGCTTTAGAACATCAAAAGATTTTAGAGCAGGTGCTTTAGCGCTCTGCCACTGCAGTCAGCTACGTGACACCGCCTGAATTTCATCATGAAGACGGCTATCGCAGTCGTGATAAGTGACGTTCGGCTAGCCAATACCCCAACCCCACACCCAAAAAGCT contains:
- a CDS encoding DUF4336 domain-containing protein, encoding MELGLRPIPSDVKSPLIEVAANIWTLKADNFVYYRPPAQPRYPYTHRTVVIRLEDGSLFIHSPIALNPAIRNEIDALGTVKYLVSPNHIHHLRLSDWSAAYPDAKLYASPGLPPKRKDLTFETTLSTGVPEPEWEGQIEQLNFKSWNGWLDEIVFFHCQSRTVIFTDMIMDFDPEMFSGISRVTTRWNQMYRHSPRGIQLVHSFGRESLRQAFANVQAWEPEHLIVAHSPWQCIDGRVQVLEFLKTAFDWLKPQPKPIEAALGVARFSTLTLLILPFHLLLVLTADIVYPRLVKTETDKSSLA
- a CDS encoding DUF3593 domain-containing protein, which produces MISKDTLFALSLFPYLGFLWVVTKSGLFPRLAIIGFYLTLLFVAVTIPAGVYALQKYGLTLADVDFLHGGAEVFLTLSNIFIVLGFRQAIQEKREA
- a CDS encoding DUF2499 domain-containing protein, with amino-acid sequence MHALSIPTWIIHISSVVEWLVAIWLIWTYGDVTQNKSWRWLSLAMLPLLISAMCAITWHFFDNPPQLEWMVTLQAFMTVVGNTTVWLAAWWIWRQHKAAQEGTA
- the csaB gene encoding polysaccharide pyruvyl transferase CsaB — protein: MQKIQAVLCGYYGFGNGGDEALLAALLQMLPEHVTPLVLSSDPAATEKLHGVESCDRNHFSTVFSALRSSQAFIWGGGSLIQDATSALSPVYYTGLMFLAQRLGLKTIAWAQGIGPLNYRRNRWLAKQTFKGCAGVSVRDRNSTQFIQDWKLQASQAPDPVWALDATSVYRRVELPNPRIAVSLRAHPLLTPQRLQHLSEALVLFQNQTQASILLLPFQPRQDLDIAQALQKQLQGPSQVLQLSDPRQLKGVFQTVDMTIAMRLHALIMAAAEGCRCVGLSYDPKVMQLMTDIDCPGWELEDLPTQPQTISQVWVEHYRQGQGLTEASRNGRCSQALEHQKILEQVL